A genomic window from Carassius auratus strain Wakin unplaced genomic scaffold, ASM336829v1 scaf_tig00216164, whole genome shotgun sequence includes:
- the LOC113097265 gene encoding uncharacterized protein LOC113097265 translates to MSEQHSACTTASKRAKNTRARGKIAEYSDVSSEDELSVSEEEYIPDTSESYTSDSSMSFTASPKGKEKKLQTLPVRSSSAVNRIKKFSIQSSGDLGSSQNHDIAKVPDTSSILDSATSVVIPAVIKKRGGLRMYSKKQQCFFCEGAFTKISRHLERKHRNEVEVAKALSHPKGSKERRMQLEYLRNKGNFAYNSTVINTGAGLMIPRKLPKKNLEGESFMHCIYCKGLFLKKTLWRHVKVCKFKPGDEKPKPGKTRVQVLCGFAQPPPPGVTHGVWKLLNSMNQDQVALETRNDWCILELGKHLYNKYGSRVKMHEHIRQKMRELGRLLICAREVSPLTSIKELIHPTNFMHTINAVKRAAGYNEETNVFEKASVAVKLGQSLNKIAMLIESHSTIRGDEKTGKIANSFQQLYKSRWPEYISTTARRTLEEAKWNSPQLLPFTEDVKLLHIYLDEQEKTHRKLLLTQPSSQHWAKLAKITLTQVMLFNRRREGEVSQMPLSAYISSNQSDAHPDISMALTDLENKLCQYFKRVEIRGKRGRKVPVLLTPSMQESISLLLENRNTCGIPNENPFLFARPYAMTFFRGSDCIREFAVACSAKNPQTLTSTKLRKQIGTLSEVLNLSNTELDQLADFLGHDIRVHRQFYRLPEGTLQLAKISKILLALEKGRLADFKGRNLNEINIDPEEEVTVDSDLEESTSSPKECTTVSSSQHTVCENGTLPADPVSKKKRGYVKKTAWNKLEIQAVEKHMMRFINNHKIPGKADCMRCKEAEPLALKNREWSTLKFYIKNRISALNRKYLPN, encoded by the exons ATGAGTGAACAACATTCCGCTTGTACCACAGCATCCAAAAGAGCAAAAAACACAAGA GCTAGAGGGAAGATCGCGGAGTACTCGGATGTTTCGAGCGAAGATGAGTTATCTGTTAGTGAGGAAGAGTACATTCCTGATACATCAGAGAGTTACACATCAGATAGTAGCATGAGCTTTACTGCTTCACCAAAgggtaaagaaaaaaagttacagactTTGCCAGTCCGGAGCAGTTCAGCTGTGAACAGAATCAAAAAGTTCAGTATTCAAAGCAGCGGTGACTTAGGGAGCTCCCAGAACCACGACATAGCCAAAGTTCCTGACACATCTTCCATTCTTGACAGCGCAACATCAGTAGTTATCCCAGCTGTAATTAAAAAGAGAGGTGGATTGAGAATGTACAGCAAAAAACAACAGTGCTTTTTTTGTGAAGGTGCTTTTACAAAAATTTCTAGACACCTGGAACGAAAGCATAGAAATGAGGTAGAGGTAGCAAAAGCGTTAAGTCATCCAAAGGGCTCAAAAGAAAGGAGGATGCAACTTGAGTATCTACGTAACAAAGGGAACTTTGCTTACAATAGTACTGTTATTAATACAGGGGCAGGACTGATGATTCCGCGGAAACTGCCCAAAAAGAACCTGGAGGGGGAAAGTTTTATGCACTGCATTTACTGCAAAGGactcttcttaaaaaaaactttgtggcGACATGTCAAGGTTTGCAAATTCAAGCCTGGTGATGAGAAGCCGAAACCTGGAAAAACCCGTGTCCAGGTTCTTTGTGGCTTTGCACAACCTCCCCCACCAGGAGTAACTCATGGTGTTTGGAAGCTGTTAAATTCCATGAACCAGGACCAAGTGGCACTTGAAACTAGAAATGACTGGTGCATTTTAGAGTTAGGAAAGCATCTTTACAACAAGTATGGATCAAGAGTTAAAATGCATGAACACATCCGCCAAAAGATGAGGGAGCTTGGAAGACTCCTAATATGTGCAAGAGAGGTATCCCCCCTTACATCTATTAAAGAGCTCATTCATCCCACAAACTTCATGCATACCATCAATGCAGTTAAAAGGGCTGCTGGCTACAATGAAGAGACCAATGTATTTGAAAAGGCTAGTGTGGCTGTGAAACTTGGACAGAGTCTGAACAAAATCGCAATGCTCATTGAGAGCCACTCTACTATTAGAGGAGATGAAAAGACAGGAAAAATTGCGAACAGTTTTCAACAGCTTTATAAGTCCAGATGGCCCGAATACATTTCTACAACAGCCCGGCGAACACTGGAGGAAGCAAAATGGAATTCCCCACAATTACTTCCATTCACAGAAGATGTTAAGCTCCTTCATATATATCTTGACGAGCAAGAGAAGACCCATCGCAAACTCTTGTTAACACAGCCATCATCTCAGCACTGGGCAAAACTGGCCAAGATCACGTTAACTCAGGTTATGCTTTTCAATCGTAGACGAGAAGGGGAAGTGTCACAAATGCCATTGTCTGCATACATCTCCAGCAACCAATCGGATGCTCATCCAGATATTAGCATGGCCCTCACAGATTTAGAAAATAAACTGTGTCAGTACTTCAAGCGTGTAGAAATTAGAGGCAAAAGAGGCAGAAAGGTTCCCGTGCTTCTCACACCTTCCATGCAAGAATCAATCAGCCTGCTTCTTGAAAATCGGAATACCTGTGGAATTCCAAATGAAAATCCTTTTCTCTTTGCACGCCCGTATGCaatgacatttttcagaggctctGATTGCATTCGCGAATTTGCTGTTGCATGTAGTGCAAAAAATCCTCAGACTCTTACATCAACAAAGTTGAGAAAACAGATCGGGACACTTTCTGAAGTTCTTAATCTTAGCAACACAGAGTTAGATCAGTTGGCAGACTTTCTAGGCCATGACATTCGAGTTCATCGTCAATTTTACAGGTTACCTGAAGGCACCCTCCAACTGGCCAAAATTAGTAAAATTCTTCTGGCCCTCGAAAAAGGACGCTTGGCAGACTTTAAAGGGCGAAATCTTAATGAAATCAACATAGATCCAGAAG AGGAAGTTACAGTGGACAGTGATTTGGAGGAGTCCACTTCTAGTCCAAAAG AGTGCACCACAGTATCATCATCACAGCACACGGTTTGTGAGAACGGCACACTTCCAGCAGACCCAGTCTCCAAAAAAAAGAGAG GTTACGTTAAGAAGACGGCCTGGAACAAACTTGAGATACAGGCTGTTGAGAAGCATATGATGAGGTTtattaacaatcacaaaattcCAGGAAAGGCAGACTGCATGAGGTGTAAAGAGGCGGAACCACTTGCACTTAAAAATAGAGAGTGGTCTACACTTAAATTTTACATCAAAAATCGAATCTCCGCTCTAAACAGAAAATATCTGCCAAATTAA